A single genomic interval of Koleobacter methoxysyntrophicus harbors:
- a CDS encoding dodecin family protein, with protein MTVKVVELVGESDKSWEDAVQKAVADASKTIENIVGVEVLNNTATVENGKIVQYKSNIHVAFQVDDKR; from the coding sequence ATGACTGTAAAAGTAGTTGAATTAGTAGGGGAATCCGATAAAAGCTGGGAAGATGCTGTTCAAAAAGCTGTTGCCGATGCTTCTAAAACAATTGAAAACATAGTAGGGGTGGAAGTCCTGAATAATACTGCAACGGTAGAAAACGGCAAAATTGTTCAATACAAATCAAATATCCATGTAGCTTTTCAGGTAGATGATAAAAGATAA